A region from the Bradyrhizobium erythrophlei genome encodes:
- a CDS encoding amidohydrolase/deacetylase family metallohydrolase, whose product MSVSTTFDLLLRGGRVIDPASGIDGLKDVAIRGGKIAAVQSDILPASAREVVDVSNKIVLPGLIDTHAHVYQYVTGRFGVNADMVGVQSGVTTLVDQGGPSCMTLPGFRHFIAEKAQSRTYAFLSAYLVGGLEGHYYPNLYRPDCVDIDATVKAANANRDLVRGIKAHAEIGGFARWGIRVIEMAAEIGRRSDLPVYVHFGQLWGLPESGTNGEDVDTILTRVIPLLRSGDVLAHPFTRHPGGFVNREGEVHPVIRAALDRGLRVDVGHGSHFSYRLARKAIAAGIVPTTLGADIHGYNTHVPAPAGTPDEAADDENHPFAGQAKFSLVQAMSSMMALGLTLEQVVPMVTSHPAELLGLSGEIGTLRPGVDADISVLVEQPGRYILRDNEKTEVIADSLLQPAFCLRAGTRHDATAPILPRAVAA is encoded by the coding sequence ATGTCAGTAAGCACCACCTTTGACTTGCTGTTGCGCGGAGGTCGCGTGATCGATCCGGCCTCGGGCATCGACGGCCTGAAGGATGTCGCCATTCGCGGCGGCAAGATCGCCGCGGTCCAGTCCGACATCCTGCCGGCCAGCGCCAGGGAGGTCGTCGACGTCTCGAACAAGATCGTTCTGCCCGGCCTGATCGATACCCATGCGCATGTCTATCAATATGTGACGGGACGCTTCGGCGTAAACGCCGACATGGTGGGCGTCCAATCGGGTGTGACGACGCTCGTCGACCAGGGCGGTCCCTCCTGCATGACATTGCCCGGCTTCCGGCATTTCATCGCCGAAAAAGCCCAGTCGCGCACCTATGCATTTCTCTCGGCCTATCTCGTCGGCGGGCTGGAGGGTCATTACTATCCCAATCTGTATCGCCCTGATTGCGTCGATATCGATGCGACCGTCAAGGCGGCGAATGCCAACCGCGACCTGGTTCGCGGCATCAAGGCGCACGCCGAGATCGGCGGCTTCGCACGGTGGGGCATCCGCGTGATCGAGATGGCCGCCGAGATTGGACGCCGCTCCGACCTGCCGGTCTATGTTCACTTCGGACAGCTGTGGGGCCTGCCCGAAAGCGGAACCAACGGCGAGGACGTCGATACCATTCTCACGCGCGTCATCCCGCTGCTTCGGTCCGGTGATGTGCTGGCGCACCCGTTCACGCGTCATCCCGGCGGCTTCGTCAATCGCGAGGGCGAGGTGCACCCGGTCATCCGGGCTGCGCTCGACCGCGGATTGCGGGTCGATGTCGGCCATGGCAGCCATTTTTCGTACCGCCTCGCGCGCAAGGCGATCGCCGCCGGCATCGTCCCGACCACGCTCGGCGCCGATATCCACGGCTACAACACCCATGTGCCGGCGCCGGCGGGCACCCCCGACGAAGCTGCCGATGACGAAAATCATCCTTTCGCCGGGCAGGCGAAATTCAGTCTGGTGCAGGCCATGAGCTCGATGATGGCGCTGGGGCTTACGCTCGAACAGGTCGTGCCGATGGTCACCTCGCATCCGGCGGAGTTGCTCGGATTGTCCGGCGAGATCGGCACCCTGCGCCCCGGGGTCGATGCCGATATCAGCGTCCTGGTCGAACAGCCCGGCCGTTACATCCTTCGGGACAATGAAAAGACCGAAGTCATTGCCGACAGCCTGTTGCAGCCGGCGTTCTGCCTGCGTGCCGGCACGCGTCACGACGCGACGGCCCCGATCCTTCCACGCGCCGTGGCCGCCTGA
- a CDS encoding MarR family winged helix-turn-helix transcriptional regulator, which translates to MTKKQTKHPSKPKGVAETWPLGQRPGFLIRRLHQIHVALFQEKCAQFEITPLQYSLLSALAVRGTADQTTLAVDVSLDRTTTTGALKRLQARHFIERAVRRDDRRARVCRLTQTGGALLARMETAAREAHRDTLASLSKSEQKRFVSLMQQIVAASSLKS; encoded by the coding sequence ATGACGAAGAAGCAGACCAAACATCCCAGCAAACCCAAAGGTGTCGCCGAAACATGGCCGCTCGGCCAGCGGCCCGGGTTTCTGATCCGGCGGCTGCATCAGATCCACGTCGCCTTGTTCCAGGAGAAGTGCGCGCAATTCGAGATCACACCGCTGCAGTATAGCCTGCTGTCCGCCCTCGCCGTCCGTGGAACCGCCGACCAGACCACCCTTGCCGTCGACGTTTCGCTCGACCGGACCACCACAACAGGCGCGCTCAAGCGCTTGCAGGCGCGGCATTTTATTGAACGAGCGGTCCGCCGCGACGACCGTCGCGCACGTGTGTGCCGGCTGACGCAAACGGGTGGCGCGTTGCTTGCGAGAATGGAAACCGCGGCGCGGGAGGCCCATCGTGATACGCTGGCGAGCCTGAGCAAATCGGAGCAGAAGCGCTTCGTTTCGCTGATGCAGCAAATCGTCGCGGCAAGTTCACTCAAATCCTGA
- a CDS encoding nitroreductase family protein: protein MSAYADAIAGRFGDGGPSGEGADDHEFIRRVLSRRTVRRYSDRVPDESLLDLLVAAALSASAKSDFQQASILRLRDTAKRAAIGKLFPSMPWIANAPVFFVFLGDARRLQRIGEMRGKPVRNGTLEGFFNASIDAALAMQVMILCAESAGLGVCPISVIRNEVDKVAAVLGLPDLVFPVAGLCLGYPQAEGYVSLRLPRVATTHCDRYDDSELASVVDDYDRRRDELHAIPKDQQRSNAEFGEAAFYGWSEDKARQAAKAEGAAFPPYLRSHGFSFD, encoded by the coding sequence ATGTCGGCTTACGCGGATGCGATCGCGGGCCGGTTCGGCGATGGCGGGCCTTCAGGTGAGGGCGCCGACGACCATGAGTTCATTCGCCGGGTTCTCTCGCGCAGGACAGTGCGGCGTTACAGCGACAGGGTGCCGGACGAAAGCCTGCTTGACCTCTTGGTCGCGGCTGCGCTGAGCGCGTCCGCAAAGTCGGATTTCCAGCAGGCCTCGATCCTGCGGTTACGCGATACGGCGAAGCGTGCGGCGATCGGAAAATTGTTCCCGAGCATGCCCTGGATCGCGAATGCGCCGGTGTTCTTCGTCTTCCTCGGCGACGCCAGGCGGTTGCAGCGCATCGGCGAGATGCGCGGAAAGCCGGTCCGGAATGGAACGCTCGAAGGCTTCTTCAATGCGAGCATCGATGCGGCGCTTGCCATGCAGGTCATGATCCTGTGCGCGGAATCGGCCGGGCTCGGCGTTTGTCCCATCAGCGTGATCCGCAACGAGGTCGACAAGGTCGCGGCGGTTCTCGGTCTGCCGGATCTCGTCTTTCCCGTTGCAGGGCTGTGCCTCGGCTACCCGCAGGCCGAAGGGTACGTCAGCCTGCGGCTCCCGCGCGTCGCCACGACACATTGCGACCGGTACGACGACAGTGAGCTCGCTTCCGTGGTCGACGATTACGATCGAAGAAGAGATGAGCTGCACGCAATCCCGAAGGACCAGCAACGCTCGAACGCAGAATTCGGCGAGGCGGCGTTCTATGGCTGGTCGGAAGACAAGGCGCGGCAGGCGGCCAAGGCCGAAGGTGCGGCCTTCCCGCCCTATCTGCGTTCACATGGTTTCAGTTTCGATTGA
- a CDS encoding transporter substrate-binding domain-containing protein → MHKPSIVPHNSFMRRLLLALLAACLVVPAWGGGARAASMDEIKKRGLIVATEDDFRPFEFVKDGKPTGFDNELIEDLRKYAPFEIKQEILPWTGILAGVSTGKYDVAITAAIITKERKQSLDFTSPIADATHYYVKRKDDKSISSIKDLNGKTVGVQAGSALLARLPELGTMLEKQGGKLGKVVEYTSYPEAYQDLALGRVDYVVNTVINLKTLAAEKPAVFEVGQPVSGRSFPAWAVAKDSQDLKEFLNGFIAKEKESGRFAELQKKWFGESFPDLPVKFEPEF, encoded by the coding sequence ATGCACAAGCCTTCGATTGTCCCCCACAACTCGTTCATGCGACGTCTGCTGCTCGCTCTGCTTGCCGCTTGCCTCGTCGTTCCGGCATGGGGAGGCGGCGCGCGGGCCGCGAGCATGGATGAGATCAAGAAGCGCGGGCTGATCGTGGCCACCGAGGACGATTTCCGTCCCTTCGAATTCGTCAAGGACGGCAAGCCGACCGGTTTCGACAACGAGTTGATCGAGGACCTGCGCAAATACGCGCCGTTCGAGATCAAGCAGGAGATCCTGCCATGGACCGGCATTCTGGCCGGCGTCAGCACCGGAAAATACGATGTCGCCATTACCGCGGCCATCATCACCAAGGAACGCAAGCAGTCGCTCGACTTTACCAGCCCGATCGCGGATGCCACGCACTATTATGTCAAGCGCAAGGATGACAAGAGCATCTCGTCGATCAAGGATCTGAACGGCAAGACGGTGGGCGTGCAGGCCGGCAGCGCGCTGCTGGCCCGGCTTCCCGAGCTCGGCACCATGCTTGAAAAACAGGGCGGCAAACTCGGCAAGGTGGTCGAATACACCTCTTATCCCGAGGCCTATCAGGATCTGGCACTCGGCCGGGTCGATTACGTCGTCAACACCGTGATTAATCTCAAGACACTCGCCGCCGAGAAGCCCGCCGTGTTCGAGGTCGGACAGCCGGTCTCGGGAAGATCCTTCCCGGCCTGGGCCGTCGCCAAGGACAGTCAGGACCTGAAGGAATTCCTCAATGGCTTCATCGCCAAGGAGAAGGAAAGCGGCAGGTTTGCCGAGCTGCAGAAGAAGT